Proteins from a single region of Thermodesulfovibrionia bacterium:
- a CDS encoding carboxypeptidase-like regulatory domain-containing protein translates to MKHVLQGMVTDTNGNPVPRIEVRHENCNCNSKPVSPVRTNASGTYSIGIQTFGSIVIPHNLNFYQNGNQVGNQVSPGNPPQDPDQPPQPPVVMPNSPGGGYRNSNMDIIIPAPEQPEQPEDPPQNSPDDEDEDEDEDEEQGNAGGNPNQTIAHHCGSKCRTKEGLCTRHTTSDGFCWQHRSAVV, encoded by the coding sequence ATGAAACATGTGCTCCAGGGAATGGTGACAGACACAAACGGCAACCCGGTGCCCAGAATAGAAGTTCGCCACGAGAACTGTAACTGCAATTCTAAGCCTGTAAGCCCGGTACGCACAAATGCAAGCGGTACATACTCAATTGGCATTCAGACGTTTGGAAGCATTGTTATCCCGCACAATTTGAATTTCTATCAGAATGGTAATCAGGTTGGAAATCAGGTAAGCCCGGGAAATCCTCCGCAAGACCCCGACCAGCCTCCACAGCCGCCTGTTGTAATGCCCAATTCGCCTGGCGGAGGATACAGGAACAGCAACATGGATATTATAATACCCGCTCCTGAACAACCCGAACAGCCGGAAGATCCGCCGCAGAACTCGCCGGATGATGAAGACGAAGATGAAGATGAAGATGAAGAACAGGGCAATGCAGGCGGAAATCCTAATCAAACCATAGCACATCACTGCGGCTCAAAATGCAGAACAAAAGAGGGCTTATGTACCAGGCACACCACTAGCGATGGTTTCTGCTGGCAGCACAGAAGTGCGGTTGTATAA
- the yajC gene encoding preprotein translocase subunit YajC, with the protein MFSDIAYAMGGAPGGGAQQQGVTGMLTSFLPLVFIFAIFYFLLIRPQSKKAKEHKEVLDNLKKGDKVITSGGIHGIVEEIDGDVLTLKVGVKDDTKVKVSRNFIAGLREKE; encoded by the coding sequence ATGTTTTCAGATATAGCGTATGCAATGGGAGGAGCGCCGGGAGGAGGGGCACAGCAGCAGGGAGTGACTGGTATGCTGACATCGTTTCTGCCGTTAGTATTTATTTTTGCCATCTTCTACTTCCTTCTCATCAGGCCGCAGTCTAAAAAGGCAAAAGAGCATAAAGAGGTGCTTGATAACCTTAAGAAGGGTGACAAGGTCATAACCAGCGGCGGCATCCATGGAATCGTCGAGGAGATTGACGGTGATGTGCTGACGCTCAAGGTGGGTGTAAAGGACGATACAAAGGTTAAGGTCAGCAGGAATTTCATAGCAGGATTAAGGGAAAAGGAGTAA
- a CDS encoding phosphohydrolase, whose protein sequence is MLKDSCPGSNEIKQPKPEDITCSSCGGIVEIWSDETEAKCKKCGIVNSRILGPSCIDWCAFAKECLGEDKYKRLKSGQTGKN, encoded by the coding sequence ATGTTAAAGGATAGCTGCCCCGGAAGCAATGAAATAAAACAGCCTAAACCTGAAGATATAACATGCAGCAGCTGCGGCGGGATAGTCGAGATATGGAGTGATGAGACCGAGGCTAAATGTAAAAAATGCGGCATCGTTAACTCGCGTATATTAGGCCCGTCATGCATAGACTGGTGCGCGTTCGCAAAAGAGTGCTTAGGGGAAGATAAATATAAGAGATTGAAATCCGGGCAGACAGGCAAGAATTAA
- a CDS encoding bifunctional (p)ppGpp synthetase/guanosine-3',5'-bis(diphosphate) 3'-pyrophosphohydrolase produces the protein MTASKEVSTINGLIDKVFQYNPEADLDILRRAYAFSCEAHLKQKRKGGQPFIEHPLAVAAILSDMRLDSNTLAAGLLHDTVEDTETTVEEIKELFGDDIAFLVEGLTKLGKMELKNKDEAQAENFRKMFLAMAENIRVMLIKFADRLHNMRTLEHLPEARRLSIAQETLEIFAPLANRLGMGGLKTEFEDLSFMYLMPDTYKELKRKVSKKGKEQKEYLDEIAKIVEAHLKESGIPARVLGRVKHLYGIFTKMQKQKIPFELVYDVIAIRIITDTKQNCYTIMGLIHSLWTPVPGRFKDFIGAPKSNLYQSLHTTIIGPRGEKIEFQIRTEDMDRIAEGGIAAHWRYKDARSSRRRDEEYIAWLRELVRLQKDTLDAREFLEAVKGNILPDVVYVFTPKGDIIELPQGSTPVDFAYGIHTAVGNKCSGAKVNGKIVQLRHRLENGDSVEVLTSASQNPSRDWLKFAKSQKAKASIRHWVQTEERKKSLELGKEILEKTLKKHGLSKDLLKSKEILEAAKQYKIKTHEDLFIAIGYGKISAVQAINRFLPEPVKDENVSKKIADEKPKKAAGISVKGIDDIMFNRAKCCYPLPGEKVAGFVTRGRGVSIHSADCATLDVNSIDVDRLVDVEWSGDDSISYPVKVVVYTVDKPGVLADMSAVISSDNVNISHIDATTTHEKRARFNFTLEVKDKVQLDSVIKKLSGVNGVLEAKRTSSK, from the coding sequence ATGACTGCATCAAAGGAAGTAAGTACTATCAATGGCCTCATAGATAAGGTCTTTCAGTATAACCCTGAGGCAGACCTTGATATCCTGCGCAGGGCGTACGCCTTTTCCTGTGAAGCTCACCTGAAACAGAAAAGGAAAGGCGGCCAGCCTTTTATCGAACATCCCCTTGCAGTCGCAGCCATATTAAGCGACATGCGCCTTGACAGCAACACACTTGCCGCCGGGCTGCTTCACGATACCGTAGAGGATACGGAAACAACTGTTGAAGAGATAAAGGAGCTCTTCGGCGATGACATAGCCTTTCTTGTTGAAGGCCTTACAAAGCTCGGCAAGATGGAGCTGAAGAATAAGGACGAGGCGCAGGCAGAGAACTTCAGAAAGATGTTCCTCGCGATGGCTGAGAACATCAGGGTCATGCTTATAAAGTTTGCCGACCGGCTTCATAATATGCGCACGCTCGAGCACCTTCCGGAAGCACGGAGGCTGAGCATAGCGCAGGAGACGCTTGAGATATTCGCCCCGCTCGCAAACCGGCTCGGTATGGGCGGGCTTAAGACCGAGTTTGAGGATCTGAGCTTCATGTACCTTATGCCTGATACATATAAGGAACTGAAACGGAAGGTCAGCAAAAAAGGCAAGGAGCAGAAAGAGTATCTCGATGAGATAGCCAAGATAGTTGAAGCCCATCTGAAAGAGTCGGGAATTCCGGCAAGGGTGCTCGGCAGGGTGAAGCATCTTTACGGGATATTCACAAAGATGCAGAAACAGAAGATACCTTTTGAGCTGGTGTATGATGTTATCGCGATCAGGATCATCACTGACACCAAGCAGAACTGCTACACGATAATGGGGCTCATACATTCTCTCTGGACTCCGGTTCCCGGCAGGTTCAAGGATTTCATAGGCGCTCCCAAATCAAACCTCTACCAGTCTCTTCACACAACCATAATCGGCCCGAGGGGTGAGAAGATAGAGTTTCAGATACGGACAGAGGACATGGACAGAATAGCAGAGGGAGGTATCGCCGCCCACTGGAGGTATAAGGATGCAAGGTCTTCAAGAAGGAGGGATGAAGAGTACATTGCATGGCTGAGGGAGCTTGTGCGGCTGCAGAAGGATACTCTTGACGCAAGGGAGTTTCTTGAGGCTGTCAAGGGCAATATCCTGCCGGATGTTGTTTATGTCTTTACTCCAAAGGGAGACATCATCGAGCTTCCCCAGGGCTCAACTCCTGTTGATTTTGCATACGGCATACACACAGCGGTAGGCAACAAATGCTCCGGCGCCAAGGTCAATGGCAAGATAGTTCAATTAAGGCACAGGCTGGAGAACGGCGACTCGGTCGAGGTGTTAACCTCCGCATCTCAGAATCCGAGCAGGGACTGGCTTAAGTTTGCCAAGAGCCAGAAGGCAAAGGCAAGCATAAGGCATTGGGTCCAGACAGAGGAGAGGAAGAAAAGCCTTGAGCTGGGAAAAGAAATTCTTGAAAAGACACTCAAGAAGCATGGGCTCAGCAAAGATCTTTTAAAATCAAAAGAGATATTAGAAGCTGCCAAACAGTATAAGATCAAGACCCATGAGGATCTTTTTATTGCCATAGGTTACGGCAAGATATCAGCGGTTCAGGCTATCAACAGGTTTCTGCCGGAGCCGGTGAAGGATGAAAATGTCTCTAAAAAGATCGCAGACGAGAAGCCTAAGAAGGCGGCCGGCATAAGTGTCAAAGGCATTGATGACATAATGTTCAACCGCGCCAAATGCTGTTATCCATTACCCGGAGAGAAGGTCGCGGGTTTTGTCACAAGGGGCAGAGGGGTATCTATACATTCGGCAGATTGCGCAACCCTTGATGTAAATTCTATCGACGTGGATCGTCTTGTGGATGTCGAGTGGTCAGGAGATGATTCGATATCTTACCCTGTCAAGGTTGTTGTGTACACTGTTGACAAGCCGGGTGTGCTTGCAGATA
- a CDS encoding SGNH/GDSL hydrolase family protein: protein MTTEFTERDKWTSEQVAQFKEKARVKKIATTQQKAFQLDATAHQDVIVAEGDSWFFYLPGTDVIDCLESDYSYSINSYAKAGDTLENMIYGTNINRQFERISPSINIVLSALGEIKPKIFLFSGGGNDIAGDEFESYLNHKDSGLPGVRVGFMIEMINVVFRKYFVDLIAKVAAVSPNTHIVVHGYGHTAPTGESVDFLGFTFAGPWLRPALARKGIFDHVEQRKAVFTLIDKYNEMLGDLAHTHNKFHHVDLRDMLDPDKDWVNELHLRNSAYARVATRIHDAIKAI from the coding sequence ATGACAACTGAATTCACCGAAAGAGATAAATGGACGAGCGAGCAAGTAGCGCAGTTCAAGGAAAAAGCGCGAGTTAAAAAAATCGCCACGACTCAGCAGAAAGCCTTTCAATTAGATGCAACTGCACACCAAGATGTGATTGTTGCTGAGGGAGATTCATGGTTTTTTTATTTGCCTGGGACAGATGTTATTGACTGTTTAGAAAGTGATTATAGTTATTCAATTAATAGCTACGCAAAAGCAGGCGATACATTGGAGAACATGATTTATGGAACTAATATAAACAGGCAATTCGAACGTATTAGTCCATCAATCAACATTGTTTTATCTGCACTGGGTGAAATAAAACCAAAGATATTCTTATTCTCTGGAGGTGGCAACGACATAGCCGGTGACGAGTTCGAATCTTATTTGAACCATAAGGATTCGGGACTGCCCGGAGTACGTGTCGGTTTTATGATTGAAATGATAAACGTGGTGTTTCGCAAATACTTTGTGGATTTGATTGCAAAAGTAGCTGCGGTTTCGCCGAATACTCATATAGTGGTTCATGGATATGGGCATACTGCCCCAACTGGTGAAAGTGTTGATTTTCTGGGTTTTACTTTCGCTGGTCCGTGGCTGCGACCCGCCTTGGCCAGGAAAGGGATATTTGATCATGTCGAACAGCGCAAAGCCGTATTCACATTAATTGATAAATATAATGAGATGTTGGGCGATTTAGCTCACACCCATAACAAGTTTCACCACGTTGATTTACGAGACATGCTTGATCCTGATAAAGATTGGGTTAATGAATTACACTTGCGAAACAGTGCCTATGCCCGTGTAGCAACACGAATACACGATGCAATTAAAGCAATATAG
- the secF gene encoding protein translocase subunit SecF: MMELVKNTKIDFMGKRFIALTISAILTILGLVAAVQVARGSANLGIDLAGGTSVQIKFNTQVVLHDVRKALEEGGIRDFDLQELPTERKILIRVKKNDEKVGELSGKIISVLSQKFSHSNIVVDSTTEIGPKVGSKLRGDALWAVMAAMLGILVYITFRFQFRFSIGATIATLHDVLAILGIFYLIGKEINLLLISALLIIAGYSLTDTVVVFDRIRENMKDRFKKHTFEIVNDSINEVLSRTIVTSLTVFITAVALFVFGGEVIHDFAFAIMLGVIIGTFSSIFVASPVVVMLGKDKSFSNKK; the protein is encoded by the coding sequence ATGATGGAACTTGTTAAAAATACGAAGATCGATTTTATGGGCAAGAGGTTCATCGCCCTGACTATTTCAGCAATATTGACAATACTCGGGCTGGTAGCAGCTGTTCAGGTCGCCAGGGGAAGCGCCAATCTCGGCATTGATCTGGCAGGCGGCACATCTGTGCAGATCAAATTCAATACACAGGTTGTGCTTCATGATGTGAGAAAGGCGCTTGAAGAAGGCGGCATCAGGGACTTTGACCTCCAGGAACTGCCGACTGAAAGAAAGATCCTTATCCGCGTAAAAAAGAACGACGAGAAGGTCGGTGAACTTTCCGGAAAGATAATATCCGTTCTGTCGCAGAAATTTTCCCACAGCAATATAGTGGTAGATTCAACAACAGAGATAGGACCCAAGGTGGGTTCTAAGCTGAGAGGGGATGCCTTATGGGCTGTTATGGCTGCGATGCTGGGCATCCTGGTCTATATAACATTCAGATTTCAATTCAGATTCAGTATCGGCGCCACTATCGCTACATTACATGATGTCCTCGCCATTCTCGGTATCTTTTATCTCATAGGCAAGGAGATAAACCTCCTGCTGATAAGCGCCCTTCTCATAATCGCTGGATACTCACTTACCGATACGGTGGTTGTATTTGACAGGATAAGGGAGAATATGAAGGACAGGTTCAAGAAACATACCTTTGAGATCGTCAACGACAGTATAAACGAGGTGCTTTCAAGAACCATTGTTACATCGCTCACAGTCTTTATCACTGCCGTGGCGCTTTTTGTTTTCGGCGGCGAGGTGATCCACGATTTTGCCTTTGCGATCATGCTTGGAGTAATAATCGGCACATTCTCTTCAATATTTGTCGCAAGTCCGGTCGTGGTGATGCTGGGGAAAGACAAATCGTTCAGCAATAAGAAATAA
- the recJ gene encoding single-stranded-DNA-specific exonuclease RecJ yields the protein MNRRWLVNRTNPEFLRYLSNKASISTTFAQILVNRGIKDPDAIKEFLNPSFDNLHDPMLLPDIKKAIERVKAAMSKGETVLIHGDYDADGLTSTALLVSAFRKLGIKAFYHIPNRETEGYGFGNTGVEKAKACGASLIITADCGISSIEAVASANASGIDVIITDHHEVPEKMPEAIAVIDPHRKDSQYPFKFLAGVGVAYKFVQALLEDIGTYKTDILPEHFLDLVALGTVADSVPLIGENRIFVAYGLKEINKPLCRIGIQAMKDAFRADTELHSVMLSFTLIPRINAAGRLSDAGAVVELLLTDDRSKADETVALLEEHNKKRQKIEKDVLESALAMIDPDKPGNAIVLASPDWHPGVIGIVASRLVDRFYRPVLLFAVKGSIAKGSARSIPPFNLYNGISECADHLIDFGGHEQAAGIKMDLANLPLFKEKINQVVGRTLSDEDMIPMLEIDAGVELSEINFNLLRELSLLEPLGATNSEPVLGAKGVEFIDPRIVGNNHLKVRTKQKKIYMDTIGFNKGGLIKDIEASSVFDSAFTPSINEWNGTKILQLKLKALRPGG from the coding sequence ATGAATAGACGCTGGCTTGTAAACAGGACCAATCCTGAATTTCTCAGGTACCTTTCAAATAAAGCATCCATATCAACAACCTTCGCCCAGATCCTTGTAAACAGGGGAATAAAAGACCCTGACGCGATAAAAGAATTTCTCAACCCTTCCTTTGATAATCTTCACGACCCTATGCTGCTGCCTGATATTAAGAAGGCTATTGAAAGGGTCAAGGCTGCCATGTCTAAGGGAGAGACTGTACTCATTCACGGCGACTATGATGCTGACGGCCTGACATCAACAGCGCTTCTTGTATCCGCATTCAGAAAGCTCGGAATAAAGGCCTTCTATCATATCCCCAACAGAGAGACAGAAGGTTATGGATTCGGCAATACAGGCGTTGAAAAGGCAAAGGCATGCGGAGCCAGTCTTATAATTACAGCTGACTGCGGCATAAGTTCGATTGAGGCTGTTGCCTCAGCAAATGCATCAGGCATAGATGTCATCATCACTGACCATCATGAGGTTCCAGAGAAGATGCCTGAAGCTATTGCTGTCATAGACCCTCACAGAAAAGACTCGCAGTATCCTTTTAAGTTCCTTGCAGGGGTAGGGGTAGCATATAAATTTGTCCAGGCTTTGCTTGAAGATATCGGAACCTATAAAACGGATATTCTGCCGGAACATTTTCTTGACCTTGTCGCGCTCGGCACAGTTGCTGACTCTGTTCCGCTTATCGGAGAGAACAGGATCTTTGTTGCCTACGGCCTTAAGGAGATAAACAAGCCTTTATGCAGGATCGGCATTCAGGCGATGAAGGATGCTTTCAGAGCAGATACGGAACTTCACTCAGTCATGCTCTCATTCACTCTGATCCCGAGGATAAACGCAGCAGGAAGGCTTAGTGACGCAGGAGCAGTTGTTGAGCTTTTGCTGACAGATGACAGGTCAAAAGCTGATGAGACAGTGGCCCTTCTTGAGGAGCATAACAAGAAGCGGCAGAAGATAGAGAAAGATGTTCTGGAATCCGCGCTTGCTATGATAGATCCTGACAAACCAGGCAATGCCATTGTTCTCGCATCTCCAGATTGGCACCCCGGCGTTATCGGCATAGTGGCATCCCGACTTGTTGACAGGTTCTACAGGCCGGTATTGCTCTTTGCCGTAAAGGGCTCTATCGCCAAAGGTTCAGCACGGAGCATCCCTCCTTTTAATCTTTACAACGGGATCAGCGAATGCGCTGATCATCTTATCGATTTCGGAGGCCACGAACAGGCAGCCGGCATAAAAATGGATCTTGCGAACCTTCCTCTTTTCAAAGAAAAGATAAATCAGGTCGTTGGGAGAACACTCAGTGATGAAGATATGATACCGATGCTTGAGATAGACGCAGGCGTGGAGCTTTCTGAGATCAACTTCAACCTTCTAAGAGAGTTGAGCCTTCTTGAACCGCTTGGCGCCACAAACAGTGAGCCTGTGCTGGGCGCAAAAGGCGTTGAGTTCATAGATCCAAGGATCGTAGGCAATAATCACCTTAAGGTGAGGACCAAGCAGAAGAAGATATACATGGATACGATAGGTTTTAACAAGGGCGGCCTGATCAAGGATATAGAAGCTTCATCTGTTTTCGACAGCGCCTTTACCCCGTCGATCAATGAATGGAACGGGACAAAGATACTTCAGTTGAAGCTAAAGGCGCTGAGGCCGGGTGGGTGA
- a CDS encoding GGDEF domain-containing protein, which translates to MKLDKDSFERIIERLHDGLYFVDRDRVITYWNKAAEQISGFTANEVVGRSCSNNILTHVDSEGNSLCFGMCPLAETITDGKPRDAEIYMHHKDGHRIPVSVRVSTLTDGDGNIIGGIELFTDISNQATNKLRVKELEKLALLDNLTHLANRHYVEKEIQSRFDEAKRFNIPFGILFIDIDHFKIFNDIYGHDVGDEVLKFAANTFVSNSRPFDLYGRWGGEEFIGIIRNINGKELEVLGNKLRLLIENSYIMHENEKLHVTISIGATLVNENDTIDSLIKRADSFLYESKAAGRNCLTIG; encoded by the coding sequence ATGAAATTAGATAAAGATTCTTTTGAAAGGATCATTGAAAGACTCCATGACGGTTTATATTTTGTAGACCGAGATAGGGTTATAACATATTGGAATAAAGCTGCTGAACAGATCTCTGGATTTACTGCTAATGAGGTTGTTGGCAGATCTTGTTCTAATAATATACTCACTCACGTCGACAGCGAAGGCAATAGTCTTTGCTTCGGGATGTGCCCTCTTGCTGAAACCATTACTGATGGAAAGCCGCGCGATGCTGAAATATACATGCACCACAAGGATGGTCACAGAATCCCGGTTTCTGTTCGTGTCAGTACATTAACCGACGGAGACGGTAATATAATCGGTGGGATAGAATTATTCACAGATATCAGCAATCAGGCAACCAATAAATTGAGGGTAAAAGAACTTGAAAAATTGGCTCTTCTTGACAACCTTACTCACTTAGCAAACAGACACTATGTTGAGAAAGAAATCCAAAGCAGATTCGACGAGGCAAAACGTTTTAATATCCCATTTGGTATTTTATTCATAGATATCGACCATTTCAAAATATTCAATGACATCTATGGACATGATGTGGGTGATGAGGTCCTTAAATTTGCAGCAAATACTTTTGTTTCCAACTCCAGACCGTTTGACCTTTATGGGCGCTGGGGAGGTGAAGAATTTATTGGTATTATACGTAACATAAACGGCAAAGAGCTTGAGGTGCTGGGGAATAAACTTCGTTTACTGATAGAAAATTCATACATAATGCATGAAAACGAAAAGTTACACGTCACAATTTCAATTGGGGCTACACTCGTTAATGAAAATGACACTATTGATAGCCTCATAAAAAGAGCCGACTCATTTTTGTATGAAAGCAAGGCAGCTGGAAGAAATTGTTTAACAATAGGCTGA
- the secD gene encoding protein translocase subunit SecD, translated as MKKNFFWRVSLILSATVLSILFFLPSTSLRSSMPEWLKDYGLILGLDLQGGVHLVYEVDGDKAAEITAERIAGSLTNIFKEKGVDAKAELLNLEINVKPGGDKAEKVINESYPNLELVTKTEGMLVYKLSDKEISSIKDLSADQALETIRNRIDAFGVSEPTIMRQGASEIVVQLPGVKDANRAIELVGKTAVLEFKLLDEENPLALELPGSIEADKEGELLAQYAGRIPEGDEILFEKVSDDLGNTIKRVYLVKKQSMMTGDFLTEARVNIEQNQPYVGISFNSTGAEIFKQITTNNVKKRLAIILDNNVYSAPSINEPIAGGSAQITGSYTMDEAKDLVIVLRSGSLPAPLKMLQNVTVGPSLGKDSIDAGIKAGLIGALMVIIFMIVYYKLSGLIADFALVLNIVFLIGVLSVFKATLTMPGIAGIILAIGMAVDSNVLMFERMRDELRLGKTPRSAIDSGYDKAFWTIFDSHVTTLITAVVLFQFGTGPIKGFAVTLGWGVLINLFTALIGTKTIFDIITSKYDIKRLSI; from the coding sequence GTGAAGAAGAATTTTTTCTGGCGTGTTTCATTAATATTATCTGCAACGGTACTTTCAATACTTTTCTTTCTTCCGTCAACATCATTGCGTTCATCAATGCCTGAATGGCTGAAGGATTACGGCCTGATACTCGGCCTTGACCTTCAGGGCGGTGTCCATCTTGTATATGAAGTGGATGGAGACAAGGCTGCTGAGATAACCGCAGAGAGGATAGCTGGAAGCCTGACAAATATCTTTAAGGAGAAAGGGGTTGATGCAAAGGCAGAGCTTCTCAATCTTGAGATAAATGTAAAGCCCGGCGGCGATAAAGCAGAGAAGGTAATAAATGAAAGCTATCCTAACCTGGAGCTGGTCACAAAGACAGAAGGGATGCTTGTTTACAAATTGAGCGACAAGGAGATCAGCAGCATAAAGGATCTCTCTGCTGACCAGGCGCTTGAGACGATAAGGAACAGGATAGATGCATTCGGCGTGTCTGAGCCGACCATAATGAGGCAGGGCGCATCCGAGATAGTTGTTCAGCTCCCGGGCGTGAAAGATGCAAACCGTGCTATCGAGCTTGTCGGAAAGACAGCTGTGCTTGAGTTTAAGCTGCTTGATGAAGAGAATCCTCTTGCGCTTGAACTGCCTGGCTCTATCGAAGCTGATAAAGAAGGGGAACTGCTTGCTCAATATGCCGGCAGGATACCTGAAGGCGATGAGATACTTTTTGAAAAGGTCTCTGACGATTTAGGGAATACTATCAAAAGGGTATACCTTGTTAAGAAGCAGTCGATGATGACCGGAGACTTTCTTACTGAGGCGCGTGTGAACATCGAACAGAACCAGCCGTATGTTGGTATATCTTTTAATTCAACCGGCGCAGAGATATTTAAACAGATAACAACAAACAATGTTAAAAAGCGGCTTGCGATTATCCTTGATAATAATGTCTACTCAGCCCCTTCCATCAATGAGCCTATTGCCGGCGGCAGCGCTCAGATAACCGGCAGCTACACTATGGATGAGGCAAAGGACCTCGTTATCGTGCTGAGGTCAGGTTCACTTCCTGCACCGCTTAAGATGCTTCAGAATGTCACTGTCGGCCCATCTCTTGGAAAGGACTCCATCGATGCCGGCATCAAGGCAGGCCTGATCGGAGCGCTGATGGTCATTATATTCATGATCGTATATTACAAACTTTCAGGCCTGATCGCTGACTTTGCGCTTGTGCTGAATATAGTATTTCTTATCGGCGTTCTCTCCGTATTCAAAGCGACACTTACGATGCCGGGCATAGCGGGTATAATCCTGGCGATTGGTATGGCTGTTGACAGTAACGTCCTGATGTTTGAAAGGATGCGCGATGAATTAAGGCTTGGCAAGACCCCGAGGTCTGCGATAGATTCAGGTTATGACAAGGCCTTCTGGACCATCTTTGACTCTCATGTCACAACACTTATAACAGCTGTTGTCCTTTTCCAGTTCGGAACAGGGCCTATAAAGGGATTTGCCGTCACCCTCGGATGGGGCGTTCTAATAAATCTCTTTACCGCGCTCATAGGGACAAAGACTATCTTTGATATAATCACTTCAAAATATGATATAAAAAGGCTCAGCATATGA